GTTCGAGTTCGTCGTTCCACGGCCACCAGTGGCCTCCTTCATGAAAGGACTGCGCTATTCTGGTAGTATTCAGTACTAACGGATACTTCTTGGCTCTTTCAAAATTTCCGAGAGGCGATTCGGAACCCTCAACCTGCGTAGGAACTTTGTACCAGCCAATTTTCTCCAAAGCTTCGGAAGCTAGTTCGATTTTGCCGGAAGGCGTCGGGAATCTCTTGTCGGATTCGGGATAATTTTCTCCTTCTTTATACATTATCCATTTACCCCTTAAAACGGCTTCGTCGTCTTGGAAAACAGCTTCTTCTTTCGACATTACGGGCCACATCAAACCGCCTTTCGGATTTTTTTCGGGATTAAGAAGTTCGTAAGTAATACCTCTTGTAAAAGATTCCTGTTCGTTAAAGAAATCGGTCATTTTAATTTCGTTTACTCTTCCTTTATCAGGACCTTCTTTATAATATCCCCACGGATTAAATTCGACTTTGTCGAAATGTCCGGCTTTACCTTTAAGCCTTTTCGCAAGACCGTCGAAAACATCGATATCGGCTCTGTGTTCATGCTGATAAGGTATTATTTTATTGTGCCACTGAAGAAGCCTGTTGTTTCCGTGATGGCAAACGCTGTCTGTTTCTACTGAGATTGCTATAGGAAACGCGACATGACTAAACATATATGTATGGTTTGGATATATGGAAAGATGAATATTGATTATATTTTTCTTCATCGCTTCTTCCATTTTCCATGAATTCGGAAACTGCGGCAGGTGGTCGCCGTTCCATATAATGCCCTTAACAGGATAGGGTTTTTCATACATCATCGCATTTATTATGCACGGTACCGAACTGTCTCCCCATGATATTAATTTGTCCGTTATCTGCGGTCTTTTAAAACCCGGCAGATCGTTCAAATCGTGTCCATAATTCAGAGGAGGACGGCAGTTATGCAGCCAGTTCCAGCCGCCGCCTTTTACGCCTATAGATCCGGTAAGAGCTAACAATGCCGCTATCGACCTGTTGACGTTGTTCGAGTTATATATCTGCGCAGTACCGAGATTTCCCGTTACGGATGCCGGTCTTGCCGAGCCGAATCTTCTTGCGGCTTCTATAATCATTTCCTTGGGAACGTATGTAAGTTTTTCGGCTCTTTCAGGCGTCCATTGGGCGCATTCTTTTGCATACTCTTCAAAACCTTCAACCCATTTATCGACAAATTCTTTGTTGTAAAGTTTTTCTTTTATTATGATATTGCCCATAGCTAAAAACAATATAGCGTCCGAACCCGAACGGATTCTCATGCCTATATCGCATTTTGAAAGCGTTGCGTTAAAACGCGGATCGACGCCTATTAAAAATGCCCCGTTATCTCTTGCATCGAGAAGGTGGGTCATCGTAATAGTTTCCTGCGCCGCCATATTTGTGCCGACTACAAGAATACACTTGGAATTTTTCCAGTCCTGAGTAGGATTCATAAGCCTGCCGAGTCCTTTTGCGCCGAAAACATAGTTCATAGAAACGCCGGGGCTTTCACAGCATATAGGTCCCTGTCCGTAAACGTTAGGCGTACCGAATATCCTGGCGAATCTTGCGCCGCCTTCTTTATTGCCGAACGAAGACCTTCCAGTCCTGAAAACAGTCAATGCCTCAGGGCCGTATTCGTCATGAAGTTTTATTAATCTTTCGGCCGCAAAATCAAGCGCATCATCCCATGAAACCCTTTTAAAATCGTCTGATAAAGATTTCCTTATCATCGGATGATGAACTCTTAGCGGGTCATACCACCATTGAATCTGTCCGACGCCTTTAGAGCAAAGACCGCCTCTGTTCTGGGGGTGTTCCGGATCTCCCATAACATCGACAATTTTGCCGTCTTTCAAGAATATTTTAAGACCGCATCCGCTTTCGCACATATTGGTACAAGTGGAATAGCGTACAGTGTCGTATTCTTTCGTCGATTCCTGCGGACGATGATCAGGCTTTATTTTTATAAGCCTGTTATCTTTTACGCGCATGAACTTTTCGTTTTTTAACTCCTCAAAATCCATTTTTTTACCTCCGTTTTAATTAAAGTATTTTTATTTTATAACCGGCACTCTTCCGATATTAAGCTTTCTGATTCGACTTCGCTGCGGGATATATAGTTTAATAATTCCCCGCAATCGTCAATGTCAAGTATATAACCTATAAATTCTACCAATCCTATTACGGGCGCAAATATATCAAGGTCGGACAATTTCATGCCGTCGTCAATATTTTTTTCGCACATGGAACAAACCGTGACTATATAGTCTGAATTTGTTTCGTCGGCTTTTTTATTTATCAGCTTGAAAAAATTATCGGCTATATTTGCGTTTTCAATTCTTTTAGAATGTATCGGGGTCATATTTTGCAATTTTTCGCCTCCACAACAATCATTGAAAATATTAACTTCGGCACCCATAATATTAAATATTTTTTTTAAAGATTCTATTTTAGCTTCGTTTTTATAACATCCGACATAAAGAAGTATGGAGTTCCCTTTTATTTTTGACGGAACGGTTTTTAGCAGTTTGTCTTCGGTAGCGGCATCTGCAATTATATCGATAATATGAATTGCTCCCGTCTTTGAAGGATCCGACTCTTTAAGCATCGCATTAAACGGCCTAAGACTATAATCCGCCTGTTTTCTAAACATGGAATCGGAATTTATAAGTTTAACGGATTCGTTTATCTGATTTACGCATACCGAACAGCCGGAATATAAAAAATTTTCGCCGCCATTCTGACATAAACCTAAATTTCTCAGGGGCATTACCGCTTTATTAAAAAAATCCGGCTTATAGTGCGATGGCGGAGCACCGCAGCAGTTCCATTCGGAAACCGGCTTAATATCTATATCTAATGCTCTAAAAATGTTTTCTATTTTTGTTTTAGGGTCGTAAGAATTTGCGCAGCCCGGAAAATAAATAATATGATTTTTCAACATTAAACCTATATTTTATTTTTAAAAGTGTACTTAAAAAAAATAGATTAGACAATTGCTGTATTTTTTACATCCTTTTTAGTTTATTACAAAAAAAAAATTAAATCAATATTTTTTTTAAAAAAATATAACATTGTTTTTAAATTGAAGATAAATAAATATAAAATATAAGCGCCTTGCATGTTTATCTATTTAATATTTTATAAACCTTTAAAGAGGATTGATTTATTAGGAAGGTTAATTGCGCTTTTATTTAAAGGTGGTGCCGAGAGGCGGAATCGAACCGTCGACACGAGGATTTTCAGTCCTCTGCTCTACCGACTGAGCTATCTCGGCATTAAACATGATAAGTTTTATTATATTATCATAAAACTTATTTAAATACAAATATTTTTAAGCGTGCCGTTTAATTTTTATACGGAGAGACGTAAAAAAAGACTCTAAAAACTAAAAATCAGATAAATATCTTTATGGTGCCGAGGGCCGGAATCGAACCGGCACGGAACAAAGTTCCGAGGGATTTTAAGTCCCTTGCGTCTACCACTTCCGCCACCCCGGCAATTATTTAATTGAGAAGATGCGCTTCAAAAAATGCATTATATAATATCTCACAAATCGCAATATTTGTCAAATATTACCATATTCCCGTTTCTAAGTATTTATCTATCGCAACAGCCGCTTTTTTTCCCGCACCCATTGCAAGTATGACGGTTGCGGCTCCCGTAACTATATCGCCTCCGGCAAAAACTCCTTTCTTTGAGGTTTTTCCTGTGTTCTCATCTGCTATTATATATCCCCATTTGTTTAAATTTAAGCCGGGAGTAAAAGAAGGAATAATTGGATTTACGTTTGTTCCTATAGCAATAACCGCTGCCTCTATTTTAGTAATAAATTCAGAACCTTTTATTGGTAGAGGTCTTCTTCTGCCGCTTTCGTCGGGCTCTCCAAGCTCCATCCTTTCACATTCAACAGCCGTAACGTTATGGTTTTCGTCTCCTATAAATCTGATTGGATTTATTAAAAATTCAAACTTAACGCCCTCTTCTTCGGCATGATGAACTTCCTCGATCCTTGCCGTCATTTCGTTTCTTGATCTCCTGTAAAAAATTCTGGAGTCTTGATAACCAAGCCTTAAAGCCGTCCTGACGGCATCCATAGCAGTGTTGCCCGCCCCAAATACTACTAACGTCTTGCCGCATTTAATGGGCGTATCGTATTCGGATTTGTTGTAAGCGCGCATTAAATTAACGCGGGTAAGAAATTCGTTGGCGGAATATATACCGTTAAGTTCTTCCCCCGGTATATTAAGAAATTTTGGCGTCCCTGCGCCCGTTCCTATAAAAACAGCGCCGTAGCCCCTATCGTTAAGCAGTTCGTCTACGTTAAAAGTTTTGCCTATTACTTCATTCGTAAAAACGTTCACTCCCATATCTTCCAAGACTTTAAGTTCTCTTGATAAAATTTCTTTAGGGAGACGAAACTCGGGAATTCCATACATTAAAACTCCTCCTATTTCATGAAGGGCTTCATATATCGAAACGGCATAACCCATTTTACACAAATCGCCTGCAACCGTAAGACCTGCCGGACCTCCGCCTACCACCGCTACTTTTTTATCTTTATTTTGATTTATTTCTATGTGGATATCGCCGTATTTTGCTTCGTAATCCGCCACAAAGCGTTCAAGATTTCCTATGGCTACGGAAGGGGTATCCTTTCTTTTGCCTACCGTGCAAACCTTCTCGCACTGGTCTTCTTGAGGGCAGACCCTGCCGCATACTGCAGGCAAAGAATTCGTTTCTTTAATTTTCTTTGCGGCGCCAAGAAAATCTCCTTCTTCGATAAGCTTTATAAAAGCGGGAATATTTATATTAACGGGGCATCCTTCGATGCAGTAAGGTCTCTTACACTGAATACATCGTTTTGCTTCTTCTACGGCTTCTTCGGCCGTATATCCGTTCGGGACCTCTTTGAAATTGCCGCTCCTTACCGCAGGTGGCTGACACTGCATAATATGTTTCTTAATTTTCAGCCTTTCTTTTGTATCCATATTTAATTATAAATTGTCTGCTATACTCTCTATACTTATAAAATTAAGCAGTTAAATTATGGTGTGCTTTCATATGGCAATCATACGAAGTTTTTTCTTCTTCCTTATAAAATTTAAGCCTGTTCATAAGGTTGTCGAAATCCACTAAATGCCCGTCGAAGTCGGGACCGTCTACGCAAGCAAATTTTGTTTTATTGCCCACCAAAACCCTGCATGCACCGCACATTCCCGTTCCGTCTATCATAATTGGATTTAAACTTACGATTGTTTTTATGGATTTTTCTTTGGTTAGGTCGCTTACGGCTTTCATCATAATTACCGGACCGATGGCGATAACCCTGTCTATCTGTATTTTTTTATCGTAAATAAGGCTTCTTAAAACATCTGTGACGATGCCTTTAGTACCGTAGCTTCCGTCGTTTGTAGCGGCAAGAACTTCACTGCTCGCCGATTTCATCTCGTCTTCCATCAAAAGAAGCTCTTTGTTTCTTGCTCCGATTATAGATATGACGTGATTTCCTTCCGCCTTCATAGCTTTGGCTATAGGATATATTGCCGCAGTTCCAAAACCGCCTCCGATGCAGACTACGGTTCCAAATTTTTTTATTTCGGTAGGAACACCGAGAGGCCCTACTAAATCAACTAAACTTTCCCCGACGTTTAATTCGCTGAGCAGGTGCGTAGTTTTTCCAAGCGTCTGCACAAGTATAGTAATAGTTTTGTCGTTTTTGTCTGAACTTGCGATAGTAATAGGAATTCTTTCGCCGTTTTTATTTACCCTCAATATGATAAATTGGCCGGGTAACGCTTTTAACGCAATATCCGGAGCCGATATATTGTATAAATTTATCCCTTCGCCGAGATTTTTCTTGCCGATTATTTGATACATATTTTTATCGATAGGTTATCGTTTTATGCTGTCATGGAGGCGGCACTCGGAATTGAACCGAGGTATAAAGGTTTTGCAGACCTCTGCCTTACCGCTTGGCTATGCCGCCTTAATTAAAATATTATTGGACATTCTTTTATTGTATTATTTTTTCACTTTTTTTTAAATAGTTTTTTCTTTTATTTGTACAGCAACAGGCTTTTTGCTCGTATTCTGCGGTTTACCTTCGGCACTCCCGACTTAAGCTGTTTAAAATTTATACCTTCCGGTTTAGCATAAATAGAGAATGTTCCGACCTTGTTAAATACGGTTTTTACTAAAGCGATACCTTTATTAAAAGCTTTAAAGTTGAATACGCTACTCCTTTCTATTCCGCCGGAAGAGACTAAGGACAATTTAACTTTACCGCTTATGCGGTCGGCATTTGTTATTACGTTGCCGAATTTATCGACCGCCACTATTTTAATTATAAAAGGTCTTCCTGCCGGAATTTGGGCAATGTTTGTAGAAATAAGAAACTTTTTAAAATAAGAAGGTCTTATGTTTATATTTTTACTTATAAAAATATGGGTCCTGCCGCCGTAATTAATGGCAAAGTTTAACTGTCCTATCCCCGCCCTGTCCGAAATAAAATTGAATTTACCGGCACCGTCGTTTATGTAACTGGCTGGTATTATTCTGGGTCTTATGCTGAAGTTGTCTCCGGTTAAATAAACTTTTATGCTGCCGTTTGATTTCGGCATTAATTTTACGGGGTTTCCGTACTGATCGGCAGCATATATTTTTACTTTAAACGGAACGCCGGCTATAACGTTTTTCGGAGCCGATATTTTTAAATTATGGAACGGTCCTGCATAAATATGAATGGGCGTACTTTCGTCTTCTACGCCTTCAAATGAGCTCGAAATCTCTATTTTGCCGGCTTTTTTATAAGAAACGTCAAAGTTTACTATGCCTTTCTTAAACTCTGAGGCGGGAATATTCAACTGTTCTTGATTGCTTTGCCCGCCGATATTTACGTTAATGTTCAATCCCTCGTATTTCTTGGCAAAATCTGTAATTACGTTGCCGTAATCGTCTAAAGCAACCAATCTGACATCAAATTTGCTGCCGGCCTGGACGCTGTGCGGCACGTTTATCCTGAAATTATTAAGCTTTCCGGGAAGAATGGTTATAGTAGTAAATGCATAACCGTTAACGGAAAACATAGAAATTAAGCAAAAAAGCAGTAAAGAGAAAATAACGGCGTAAAAAGTTATTTTTTTTGCATTAAAATTCATAATCGGATTCCCCTTAATAAAAAAATAATGTTTCATATTTATTATCGTATTTTTTTTGAAATATTTAAATAATATTTAATTTTTTCATCGGAAGGATTCAACTCTAAAGCTTTCCTAAAACTGTATTCGGCGTTGGAAAACATTTTTAAACGCATGTACGACAGTCCCAGAATAAAATTTATCTGCCATAATTTTTTGTGCTCAAGCGCTTTTTTGGCATAATACACGGATGCCCTGTAATTTTTAATTTCGTATTCGTCCAAGGCGGCATTTGATAATGCCCTGTAATTATCCGGATTATAACTTAAGGCTTTTTTAAACATAATCAATGCAGTGCTGAAATCGTTTTGCGAAAACGATAAAACTCCTTTTTTATTATAAAAATTTGATTCTTGAATGCCTGATTTTTTAATGAAAGCAGTTTTTTTTGCTAATTTTCTATAAACTCTTTCGGATATATTTGATTTTTTCTTTATTTTTTCATAATTTAAAGAAACGTCTTTTGGCTTTGCAGCGGTTTTTTTATTTTTCTTAACGATATATAAAAACGGATTTATAGTTCCGAGATCTTTCGGCTTCTTTATATATCGCTTAGATTTCAAAATGCTTTTTAACGCATCTTGTCTGCTTATAACATATGCAGCCAAGATTGAGGAAAAATTTACCGAATTGTTTTTATTTATATTTTTACCGATATAGAATTTTTTAAAATTTATTTTATAATTATACTCTAAATCTTTAACAAAGGAATATATATCGCGTGGATTTCCGAAGCCGGAAACTTTAAAATAAAAATCGGCGGCTGTATTTTTTTTATTTAATTTTATAAATTTAACGGCATCCAATTTTATTCGATATTTTTTTCCGGCGCTTATAATTTCCGAAATGAAATATTTTTCGTTTTTATTGAAAGAATATCCGTAGCGTAAAATAGGAAAGTCGGTTTTTCGTATTCCTTTTATGCTTTCGTCTATCTTGATTTGAATACTTTTTAGCTCGGCGATTCTTTTGTTTATCAAAAAGTTTATTTTATTTTCTTTTGCCGTAATGCTTTTATATATAAAAAAAACGGCAAACACCGATATTATAAAAAATGTTACGGCAAAATAATATGCTATTTTTTTATTCACGACATTATATTTTTTTAAAATTAAATTAATATATTATATATATTTAATACATTATTAAAAATTTTAAGTCAATCAATTTTGTAATAGGACGCCATAGACGTATCCGTTTCATAGACGTTTACGCTTTTTACGGCTATGCCGTTATGTTGCGTAGATTTAATTTTTTTTTCAAATTCGTTATATATATACATAGCTAAATTTTCCGCAGAAGGGTTTGCGTTTAAAAAAAAGGGGGTCTCGTTGATGAACTTATGGTCGAGCGTTTCCAATACTTCGTTAAGATAATTTTTCAGCAGTTTAAAATCTATTGCAATTCCTATTTCGTTTAACTTAGATGCAGAAACGACGGCTTCAACCTTCCAATTGTGCCCGTGAATGTTTTCGCATTTTCCTTGATAGCCTCTTAAGGCATGCGCAGACGAAAAACCCGACGTTATTTTTAAATCGAACATAATTATTTTATTACGAACCGGTAAAATTATCGTTAATTTTAATTTTTGCGTGCATTCTGAGATTTACAATCATATTTTTAAGTTTCTTCGCCAGTTCAACCGCATATTTTTGCTTTTGTTTTTTTGCAGTTCCTCTTCCGTTTTCGATAGTAAATAAAAAGAATTGCAGTCTGTATTTTATGAATTTTTTTTCTATTATAATTTTTTTTAAAAAATTATAGAAACCGTTTTTATCAAAACCAAACTTGCTTAAAAATACCGAAAAACTTGTGCGCCTATGAAGAACCGCAAACTTCTTTTTAAAATTTTGAGCCATAGCCTTTAAAGCAGGATTGCTTATAATTAAGCCGCCGGCCTTTTCCTGCTGATTAAGAATAATAATCCTGTTTATATATATATTCGTCAAATGCTTTAATTCGCCGTTGGTTAACGTTTTGTTAATTTTAACATATTTTAAATTATTTACCATATTAAAATTATATAAAAAGTATAAATCATTTAGCGTTATAGCAGTATTGTCAACCGAGGCGGCTATAGAATCAACCTGAAATCCGCTTGAAACACTAGCAAAAACCGAAGTCAAAAAAAATGCAAAAAAAAATGACAGCCAAGCAGTTTTTATTTTATATTTCATTATTTCTAATAGAAATTATTAAAAATTTATTATAAAATCTTTCTATGCATTACAATATAGCATCTATATTTTATATTTTAATATTATCATTATTTTTATTTTTTTTATATATTTTTTTATTTAAAAATATACAGTATTTATTTGCTAAAAATAAATTAAGGGAATATACGCGTGAAATTGAAATTTATAAAACCATATTAAACAACATTAAAGAAGGGGTTGCCGTTATAAACAAAGAAAAAGAAATCTTATTCGTAAACGAATCTTTCGGCAAAAACATAAGGTCGGCAAAAACTGACGGCAAAATTATTAATAATCGATTCGATTTTTTAACTAGAAATATAGAACTTAATTCATTAATAGACGGAGCCGTTAAAAATAATTTTTTTAAAATAACCGAAAAAAAAATTTCTTACTACGATAGGGCCGAAAAAAAAACTGCCGATTGCATAATCTTTAAGATAAATAATAATGATAAATATGCGGTAATAGTTAAAGATATCACCGACATGCAGAAAATAGAAGATATCAGGTCGTCTTTTATTCAGAACGTTTCCCATGAATTACAAACGCCGGTAACGGCTATAACCGGTTTTGCCGAAACTTTAAAAAACGGTGCTATCGATAACCCTTCCGTCAGGTTGAAATTCGTGAATATAATCGAACAGCACGCAAAACGGCTTCGATTTTTAATTGACGACCTGATTACGCTTTCCAATATCGAAACGGAAAAGTTTCCGGTTAAGTTAGAAAATATAGATATTAAAACTAATATAGAAAATTCTTTAATTTTATTTGAACATGAAATAAAAGAAAAAAATTTATCCGTTATTAATAAAGCGAAAAATGATACATTTATTTCGGATACCGGCAAAATAAGCCTTATAATAAACAACCTTATTCAGAATGCCGTGAAATACGGCAATAAAAACGGCATAGTATCGATAGAAGGGTACGCCTGCGACAAGGCGGCGGCATTGAATTTTATTTCTGAAGCCGAAGAAACATCGGTTTTATGGAATTTTTATTTCCTTAACGAAGACGACTCGCAATTTCTTTTCTTTTCAATAATCGATAACGGTATTGGCGTAAACTATACTAATCTTTTAAGGCTGGGCGAAAGATTTTTCAGGATCGACGGCTCGCATAAAAATTCAGCCAAAGGTTCCGGGCTCGGACTGGCTATCGTAAAGCACACCCTGAAATTATTAAGAGGCAGCGCCGTCATTAAAAGCAGTATGGGAAACGGATTTAAGTTTTCTTTCGTTATACCGGTAAAACGGTTAAACAAAATTTAACTCTGGAGTAGATTTTATAAGCTTATATTTGTAAAGTAAATCGGCATAAATATTAAAACCCCTTATTTCATCGGGTCCTAAGTTAAAACTCAGACAGTCCGTCCAATATTCCATAAGCTCTTCAAAAGATATGAAGTCATAATCGCCGGATTTTATCGCCGTTTCGGCTGCATCTTTAAAACCGGATAACGCTTTTATTTTTGATTTTATCAAATAATCGTATAAAACGGAAAATTCATTTTTATTGCCGTCGTAAGATTCTTTTCTTATTATAAAAAGAGCAAAAACAAAAGGGGAAGACGTATGTCTGTACCATAAATCCGCTAAGTCGTATGCATAATAGCCGTCCGGAATATTTTTTACAAGTTTTAAGGCATTATTGCCTATATGCAGGAAACTGTTTCCTTCAGCTATTTTTCGATAATAATCCGAATCTATCTCAAGCTCTAAATTTTCGTTTTGTTTCAAACTTAAAAATTTCATTTCGTTTAAATCCATTTTATAAAATTCTGCCAATAAAACTTTTAATAAATTTAACGAGGTAAGGGTTTCCGGCGTAACGTATACCGTTTCGTTCTTATTGAAATTCTCTATGGATTTATTTGAAAAAAGATATATGCTTTTTACTTTTTTCTTGGAACTTATCGAAAGGTTGGGAAATATATAAGAATTATCGTAATTAGAAATATAGTAAAAAGAAGATGAAGGGCTTATATCTATGCCGCCGTATTGTAATTTACTATTCAAAAAAGCCGGCGTTCCGGAAATAAAATCCGCAAAATTATTTCTGTTTTCGCCGTTAAGTATTTTTTTTAAATAATAGTAGATAGGATATACGTTAAGATAATTTATTTCTCCTATTTTAATCATAAAATGATGCTCGTATTACGGTAAAATTTGCGAAATTTCTTTATATAAATAATCTGGATTGTATCCTTTTAGTTCGTCGTATTCGTGATTCCCCGAAGCAACGGCGCATATATGAATGCCGGCATTTTTTGCGGCCATTATGTCTATCGGGGAATCGCCGATTAATATTGTATACTCTTTTGGAATAGCAGTCATATCGACGATTTTGTTTATCATTTCCGGCGACGGCTTGCCTTCTAAACCGTCGAATACACCGTAAACGCAATCAAAAAGACCAATGATCTGCAGATGCTTTAAAAGTTCACGCGATATAGAACCGGTTTTATTAGTCGCTACGCTAAGAATTTTATTTTCGCTTTTTAATTTTAAAAGAAGTTCTTTCGCGCCTTTTATCAACGTTGTTTTATCGAAACAGACTTCCGTGTATTTTTTTCTAAAAACGGCGATAGCTTCTTCTTCATTCTCTTTTCCGAAAAGTTTGCCGAGCAGGCCTTCAAGCGGAACGCCTACGTAAGAACTGGATTCTTCCGGCGTTATCTGCCTGCTTTGGAATTTAGAAAACACGGCGTCGAAGGCATCGTTTATAGCTTCAAACGAATCTATAAGCGTCCCGTCTAAATCAAAAATTATTGAATTATATTTTTTTAAAATTTTAAAAAACCTCTCATAAATTCGGCGGTTTCTTCGGGAATAGCCGTATTAATGGACATTCCGGTTCCTATCTCGAAACCGGCTTTCATAGTCAGTCTTGGAATAATTCTTAAACTCCAGTGATAATAGTCTTCTTTTTCGTCTGCTATCGGCGGATTATTAAATACGAAATTATAATCCGGATTGTC
Above is a window of Candidatus Acidulodesulfobacterium acidiphilum DNA encoding:
- the queD gene encoding 6-carboxytetrahydropterin synthase QueD, which codes for MFDLKITSGFSSAHALRGYQGKCENIHGHNWKVEAVVSASKLNEIGIAIDFKLLKNYLNEVLETLDHKFINETPFFLNANPSAENLAMYIYNEFEKKIKSTQHNGIAVKSVNVYETDTSMASYYKID
- the gltA gene encoding NADPH-dependent glutamate synthase, yielding MDTKERLKIKKHIMQCQPPAVRSGNFKEVPNGYTAEEAVEEAKRCIQCKRPYCIEGCPVNINIPAFIKLIEEGDFLGAAKKIKETNSLPAVCGRVCPQEDQCEKVCTVGKRKDTPSVAIGNLERFVADYEAKYGDIHIEINQNKDKKVAVVGGGPAGLTVAGDLCKMGYAVSIYEALHEIGGVLMYGIPEFRLPKEILSRELKVLEDMGVNVFTNEVIGKTFNVDELLNDRGYGAVFIGTGAGTPKFLNIPGEELNGIYSANEFLTRVNLMRAYNKSEYDTPIKCGKTLVVFGAGNTAMDAVRTALRLGYQDSRIFYRRSRNEMTARIEEVHHAEEEGVKFEFLINPIRFIGDENHNVTAVECERMELGEPDESGRRRPLPIKGSEFITKIEAAVIAIGTNVNPIIPSFTPGLNLNKWGYIIADENTGKTSKKGVFAGGDIVTGAATVILAMGAGKKAAVAIDKYLETGIW
- a CDS encoding sulfide/dihydroorotate dehydrogenase-like FAD/NAD-binding protein codes for the protein MYQIIGKKNLGEGINLYNISAPDIALKALPGQFIILRVNKNGERIPITIASSDKNDKTITILVQTLGKTTHLLSELNVGESLVDLVGPLGVPTEIKKFGTVVCIGGGFGTAAIYPIAKAMKAEGNHVISIIGARNKELLLMEDEMKSASSEVLAATNDGSYGTKGIVTDVLRSLIYDKKIQIDRVIAIGPVIMMKAVSDLTKEKSIKTIVSLNPIMIDGTGMCGACRVLVGNKTKFACVDGPDFDGHLVDFDNLMNRLKFYKEEEKTSYDCHMKAHHNLTA
- a CDS encoding HAD family hydrolase; protein product: MYERFFKILKKYNSIIFDLDGTLIDSFEAINDAFDAVFSKFQSRQITPEESSSYVGVPLEGLLGKLFGKENEEEAIAVFRKKYTEVCFDKTTLIKGAKELLLKLKSENKILSVATNKTGSISRELLKHLQIIGLFDCVYGVFDGLEGKPSPEMINKIVDMTAIPKEYTILIGDSPIDIMAAKNAGIHICAVASGNHEYDELKGYNPDYLYKEISQILP
- a CDS encoding tetratricopeptide repeat protein, yielding MNKKIAYYFAVTFFIISVFAVFFIYKSITAKENKINFLINKRIAELKSIQIKIDESIKGIRKTDFPILRYGYSFNKNEKYFISEIISAGKKYRIKLDAVKFIKLNKKNTAADFYFKVSGFGNPRDIYSFVKDLEYNYKINFKKFYIGKNINKNNSVNFSSILAAYVISRQDALKSILKSKRYIKKPKDLGTINPFLYIVKKNKKTAAKPKDVSLNYEKIKKKSNISERVYRKLAKKTAFIKKSGIQESNFYNKKGVLSFSQNDFSTALIMFKKALSYNPDNYRALSNAALDEYEIKNYRASVYYAKKALEHKKLWQINFILGLSYMRLKMFSNAEYSFRKALELNPSDEKIKYYLNISKKIR